From a single Nostoc edaphicum CCNP1411 genomic region:
- a CDS encoding asparagine synthetase B family protein, with translation MLFDAFKHRKSPKIEFIKTDPTWRVAWGKVDENYENIAWRDEKISVILPHTVSGFLTEKLAISSGGRFVVVGDVWLTNQVQLLQKLGIEPDSFQGSSLQLVANLWERWGFECLRQLVGMFALVIWDREKQVLRLVRDRIGVRTLYYTTTGSVRWIAPQLRTLSPHRSSDLDLVALRDYLCCAFIPGERTLWEEVQELRPGTVLELPDYKVQAYWQLQEQITAIDQPLVWHGDRLRELLNQVVQEYLPPANEPVGVFLSGGLDSSGITALVSKFHKAPVHTFSIHFGSECPNELEFSSLVASHCQTQHHILEITFKDMWERLPETMAYLDDPIGDPLTVPNLLLGRLARESVEVVLNGEGGDPCFGGPKNQPMLINSLYGSVTNQDTLQAYLISFQKCAVDLPQLLKPEVWQAVQTAPWVFEKDLYSQASYLNRLMAMNIKFKGADQILTKVSNLTQAALLQGRSPLFDQRVVDLSMEIPPEYKLSGVEEKAVLKHAIIDILPDTIIHRPKSGMMVPVQLGFRKYWQQEARDLLLNRNAAITPYLNQLPIRNWLNYQGDTWSRYGVKLWLLASLEIWLQVNKKAQ, from the coding sequence ATGCTATTTGATGCGTTTAAACACCGTAAATCTCCTAAAATCGAATTCATCAAGACTGACCCAACCTGGCGCGTAGCGTGGGGAAAAGTTGATGAAAATTATGAAAATATAGCTTGGCGAGATGAAAAAATTTCTGTAATTTTACCACACACGGTTTCTGGATTTCTGACGGAAAAATTAGCAATCAGTTCTGGAGGACGATTTGTTGTTGTTGGTGATGTTTGGTTAACTAACCAAGTGCAGTTGCTACAAAAGTTGGGAATTGAACCGGATAGCTTTCAAGGAAGTTCGCTGCAACTGGTGGCTAATCTTTGGGAACGATGGGGTTTTGAGTGTCTTAGGCAACTTGTGGGGATGTTTGCCCTAGTGATTTGGGATAGAGAAAAACAGGTTTTGAGGTTGGTTCGCGATCGCATCGGTGTTCGTACCCTCTATTACACTACCACTGGTTCAGTTCGTTGGATTGCGCCTCAACTAAGAACTTTATCACCCCATCGTTCATCTGATTTAGATTTGGTGGCGTTACGAGATTATCTTTGTTGTGCATTTATTCCAGGAGAACGAACCCTTTGGGAAGAGGTGCAGGAATTGCGACCTGGAACCGTTTTAGAACTTCCCGACTACAAAGTTCAAGCTTATTGGCAGCTTCAAGAACAGATTACAGCAATAGATCAACCCTTAGTATGGCATGGCGATCGCTTGCGAGAATTGCTAAACCAAGTTGTTCAAGAATATTTACCACCAGCAAATGAACCCGTCGGCGTTTTTCTTTCTGGTGGTTTGGACTCTAGCGGTATCACTGCTTTAGTGTCAAAATTCCACAAAGCACCAGTCCACACCTTCTCGATTCATTTTGGTTCTGAATGTCCCAATGAATTAGAATTTTCCAGTCTCGTTGCATCCCATTGTCAGACACAGCACCACATTTTGGAAATTACTTTTAAGGATATGTGGGAACGTCTACCAGAAACAATGGCCTATTTAGATGACCCCATTGGCGACCCACTGACTGTTCCCAACCTTTTGCTGGGAAGATTAGCGAGAGAAAGCGTAGAAGTAGTTTTAAATGGTGAAGGTGGCGACCCCTGTTTTGGTGGGCCAAAAAATCAGCCAATGTTAATTAATAGTTTATATGGCTCTGTCACCAATCAGGATACATTACAAGCTTATTTAATTTCCTTCCAAAAGTGCGCTGTTGATTTACCGCAACTTTTAAAACCAGAAGTTTGGCAAGCAGTACAAACCGCACCTTGGGTTTTTGAAAAAGATTTATATTCCCAAGCTAGTTATCTCAATCGTTTGATGGCTATGAATATCAAATTTAAAGGCGCTGACCAAATTCTGACGAAAGTGAGTAACTTGACTCAAGCAGCCCTTTTGCAAGGTCGTTCGCCCTTGTTTGACCAACGAGTAGTAGACTTAAGCATGGAAATACCTCCAGAGTATAAGCTTTCTGGAGTGGAAGAGAAAGCGGTTTTAAAACACGCGATCATAGATATTTTACCAGACACAATTATTCATCGTCCCAAAAGTGGCATGATGGTGCCAGTGCAGTTAGGATTTCGGAAATATTGGCAACAAGAAGCCAGAGATTTATTGCTCAATCGGAATGCAGCTATCACTCCTTATTTGAACCAGTTACCAATTCGCAATTGGTTAAACTATCAAGGAGATACTTGGAGTCGTTATGGTGTGAAGTTGTGGTTGCTTGCTAGTTTAGAAATTTGGTTACAAGTAAATAAAAAAGCACAATAG
- a CDS encoding amidase, with translation MEADSIPKTIAQASQQMQSGSLTSRKLVKHYLEGIQKSNPILNAFITVIEQQALETSTKLDFERSNGQKHGLLHGIPVAIKDNIDTAEVKTTVGSQLFCELTRIPLSDSVIVQKLKAAGAVILGKTNLSEFAADLSGNNLFYGNTCNVWNHNHSSGGSSSGSAAAIAAHLCLAGIGTDTGGSIRVPASFSGVVGIRPTQGLLSNEGIFPRTLSFDTVGFLTNCVEDIAILLDAVLFPISTNLKQLYPLPTNIKDLKLGIISNYTFRGIEGEVAKAIYNAISILKQLGAEIVTLNSPFLVEEFDEATYSTIALYEFHQVLQSEYATNPNIFGVKVQSDLSKGVKISRDSYKKAKDKWERCFLQRQKLFQQVDILVTPTTPMVAPFIDADTKIYQLNRRFMLPFSFLGLPAISLPCGRSNQGLPIGMQLVGNSYTEALILRVAFAFQLATTGLIFDF, from the coding sequence ATGGAAGCAGATTCTATCCCTAAAACGATCGCACAAGCAAGTCAGCAAATGCAAAGTGGTTCGCTGACTTCCAGGAAATTAGTCAAACATTATCTCGAAGGTATCCAAAAGTCAAATCCTATACTCAATGCTTTTATTACAGTTATAGAGCAACAAGCCCTAGAAACTTCTACTAAACTAGATTTTGAGCGAAGCAACGGTCAAAAACACGGATTACTACACGGAATTCCTGTTGCGATAAAAGACAATATTGATACAGCAGAAGTCAAAACTACAGTTGGCTCACAACTTTTTTGCGAACTGACACGCATACCATTATCTGATAGTGTAATTGTTCAAAAGTTAAAGGCAGCAGGGGCGGTAATTTTAGGTAAGACAAATTTAAGCGAGTTTGCGGCTGACCTTTCTGGAAACAATCTTTTTTATGGAAATACCTGCAACGTCTGGAACCACAACCATTCATCGGGAGGTTCTTCTAGCGGAAGCGCAGCCGCTATTGCTGCTCATCTTTGTTTAGCTGGAATTGGTACTGATACTGGTGGTTCAATTCGAGTTCCCGCCAGTTTTTCAGGAGTGGTGGGAATACGCCCAACTCAGGGACTACTTAGCAATGAAGGTATTTTTCCCCGTACTCTTAGTTTTGATACAGTTGGGTTTTTGACAAATTGTGTAGAAGATATTGCTATTTTACTTGATGCTGTACTCTTCCCGATATCTACAAATTTAAAACAATTATACCCTCTACCAACCAATATCAAAGATTTAAAATTGGGCATAATTAGTAACTACACATTTCGTGGAATTGAAGGAGAAGTTGCCAAGGCAATTTATAACGCCATATCCATTTTGAAACAACTAGGAGCGGAAATTGTCACTCTAAATTCTCCATTTTTAGTAGAAGAATTTGATGAGGCGACTTACTCCACCATTGCTCTTTATGAATTCCATCAAGTTTTGCAATCAGAATACGCTACAAACCCCAACATATTTGGAGTTAAAGTACAAAGTGACTTATCCAAAGGAGTAAAAATTTCTCGTGACAGTTACAAAAAAGCAAAGGATAAATGGGAAAGATGCTTTCTGCAACGGCAAAAACTGTTTCAGCAAGTGGATATTCTGGTAACACCTACAACACCGATGGTTGCACCTTTCATTGACGCCGATACTAAAATTTATCAATTAAATCGGCGATTTATGTTACCTTTCAGTTTTCTAGGTTTACCTGCAATATCTCTGCCTTGTGGCCGAAGCAATCAAGGTTTACCTATAGGAATGCAACTTGTTGGTAATTCTTATACTGAAGCTTTGATTTTGAGAGTTGCCTTTGCCTTCCAGCTTGCTACTACAGGACTCATATTTGATTTCTGA
- a CDS encoding LLM class flavin-dependent oxidoreductase, which produces MFAKQRLEFNWCAPVSGDGFYLGLPVWERPPSLEYTVEIFKTAERFGFQQILIGMGFNHHIMEAWTLATAVLALTISAGAMVAVRPGFYSAPILAKMAVTLDHISKGRLSLNIVTGGRPTEQAMYGDYLDHDSRYRRTREFMQICRQLWSTTNPFNYEGEFYQLHQTRLETLPLQTSGPLFYFGGASEMAQQVGAEFADVYLMWGEAQQQLADRINQMQQLVTNCGRRNEVRYGLRINIIARPTEIQARETAKEMLTKVSPKVLAKARTTEFPNTKRESVGQSRQWELRGNADEDWYVEPLLWAGISVVRSGAGMAIVGSYQQVAERLLQYIDLGITVFILSGYPHLEECENVGRNVLPLVREGYLHRNYRNPL; this is translated from the coding sequence ATGTTTGCAAAACAAAGACTGGAATTTAACTGGTGTGCTCCGGTATCTGGTGATGGATTCTATTTGGGTTTGCCTGTTTGGGAACGTCCTCCCAGTCTTGAGTATACTGTTGAGATTTTTAAAACAGCAGAACGATTTGGGTTCCAGCAGATTCTAATTGGTATGGGCTTCAACCACCACATAATGGAAGCTTGGACTTTAGCAACAGCAGTTTTAGCGCTTACCATTAGTGCTGGGGCGATGGTAGCTGTGCGTCCAGGTTTCTATTCGGCCCCAATCTTGGCAAAAATGGCTGTTACCTTAGATCACATCAGTAAAGGCCGCCTTTCACTTAACATTGTCACAGGTGGACGACCAACCGAACAGGCGATGTATGGTGATTATTTAGATCATGATAGCCGCTATCGTCGGACTCGTGAATTTATGCAAATTTGTCGGCAGTTATGGTCAACCACTAATCCCTTTAACTATGAGGGAGAATTTTATCAACTCCATCAAACTCGGTTAGAAACTTTACCTCTGCAAACATCTGGGCCGCTATTTTATTTCGGTGGTGCGAGTGAAATGGCTCAACAAGTGGGTGCAGAATTTGCAGATGTTTATCTGATGTGGGGAGAAGCACAGCAACAACTTGCTGATAGAATCAACCAGATGCAACAATTAGTTACTAATTGCGGACGAAGAAATGAGGTGCGTTATGGATTGAGGATTAATATTATCGCTCGACCAACTGAAATTCAAGCCAGAGAAACAGCAAAGGAAATGCTAACAAAAGTTTCTCCAAAAGTATTAGCTAAAGCCCGAACCACCGAATTTCCCAATACCAAACGGGAAAGTGTCGGTCAAAGCCGACAATGGGAATTACGGGGAAATGCTGATGAAGATTGGTATGTTGAACCACTGCTTTGGGCTGGAATTTCTGTGGTGCGGAGTGGTGCGGGAATGGCAATTGTTGGTAGTTATCAACAAGTGGCGGAGCGTCTTTTACAATACATAGACTTGGGAATCACAGTTTTTATCCTGTCTGGGTATCCCCATTTAGAAGAGTGCGAAAATGTGGGGCGAAATGTTTTACCGTTAGTTAGAGAAGGCTATCTTCATAGAAACTATAGGAATCCGCTTTGA
- a CDS encoding DUF3011 domain-containing protein: MVMRLPIVAAAFMAATVSIGTLLGVVAPASAQEIITCSSQNNKRNTCSIPTRGRVRLVRQLSNTSCRGNWGYRRNRIWVKNGCRAEFSVGDRRNDRYNRNDRYNRNDRYNRNDRYNRNDRYNRNDRYNRNDR, from the coding sequence ATGGTTATGCGTCTTCCGATAGTTGCTGCCGCCTTCATGGCTGCCACCGTTAGTATCGGTACACTTTTGGGCGTTGTCGCTCCCGCTTCCGCTCAGGAGATAATCACTTGTTCAAGCCAGAATAATAAGAGGAATACTTGTTCAATACCTACTAGAGGCAGAGTGAGACTGGTTAGGCAATTGTCTAACACCAGTTGTAGAGGAAATTGGGGCTATAGGAGAAATCGTATTTGGGTGAAAAATGGTTGCCGAGCCGAGTTCTCAGTTGGCGATCGCAGAAACGACAGATATAACAGAAACGACAGATATAACAGAAACGACAGATATAACAGAAACGACAGATATAACAGAAACGACAGATATAACAGAAACGACAGATATAACAGAAACGACAGATAG